Below is a genomic region from Eupeodes corollae chromosome 1, idEupCoro1.1, whole genome shotgun sequence.
CGGTTTTTTCAACTGtgaacaatagtttttaaggccaaactttccattaccgcagcacggaTTTCgacactcttttttttatttgatagatatgtgcaaataattaGTAACTATTGAAATTTTAGAACAAGGAAACattgatttctattttaaattgattttcaaagttcacttttttacatacaaaacatgcaaaattggttgattttgacatttccttcctgattttgttcagtgttgccaaacttaatttttttgttgaggatttctttgattttagagctcaaatgcaaaaagtactttgcatttactcaaactcgcacccaccccaaatcctatagtgatcccaagcaggggggttgcatgCTGCCCCCTTACATATCTAGCTGTTAGTACGAGGGCCGTGCTATCAATTCAAGAAAACTTGTGCTCAAAAAATAGTGTTAAgtccgaaaaataaaatattttttctatgacttaaaggtgtttcctcgccttaatatttaggtaaaacatgttctattgagacctttaaaaaaatcacaaagaaaTTCGTGCTtcgaatttaataattaaatcacTTCaggaataataattttaaagtaacGAATATGAGGTAACGAGTTCGGCGAAAAACTGATCTACACATTTAAAGTCTTCACCCATTTTTGGTGAAGatcagcaaaaataaatgtaagggACGAGGTGATCAGAGTAGAAAGCGGGtggctgttttattttttgttcaatccAAACTTTTTGTTCCTTCTTTTACATCATTTTCTTTCTAAGTTTAGATGTATTGTTATTGCCGATGTATATGAACTCCAATTTCGTATACAATGGCATTAACAAACACATTAGGATCGAATAAGAAATTCACCGTTTCAAATGGGTGGAGCCTAACACCttcatatgtttatatttatttgatgtcAGGGCAAAACTGAAAGAAATATAAAGGTGTTAGTTCAGGAGGCTGACTAGACTGATCAGATGACAGCTCTATCAAAAACACTCAATATATTAGAGTGCTTTTCTTCTGTTCTATTTTGCTTCAAAgcacgttttgaaaaaaaaattaagaaatgaagtggaagacaaaaaactaatattacaGAACCCAATATAAAAgtacaataataaaatagaagACAGTGATGGACAATTTGTGAACCTTTTTCAAAGTTATATtatgttgtttaaatttgtgttgttttttattaataaacttttgttttgaccCGTTGTTTACGAATGGCAGAATCCTGTACCTACAAAGTtcagaaataaaactaaaatgagACGATTTTCTTCACCacgtttgaaataaaaagaaattgaaaacgaTGTTTTGGTAAATAATAGAAACTAATGTTTGAAATGTAAATATGAGTACGTACATAAATGCGTAggtatttttagcaaaaataacgggtgtttttttagacgaGTGTTTCCTAATCAATACTTTTCACAATGAATAGACCTTCTCctgaacaaattttgtaaatcaatCAAACTTATTACCAACATAATTCGTTTGGCGCGAGGCAACGAAACAATTAATGTGTTGAACAGACTTTTGCTGAATTGCTAAGTGAATTATCTCGTGTAGTGGGTCTTCGATTTAATacagactattttttgtggagttATGTGAAATTATTTGTCTACGCATATAAGTCCAAGACCATTAAGGCCTTGAAAGATAATGTTCGGTTTATTATTGCTAAATGGCCTTATACGGCAAAAAAATGGTCGAATTAATTCGAGCTAACCAAAAGTCATTTCTTAATATAACGTCTTTaatatctttataataaaactaaatttttggaCATAAAGTAAACTTACATGTGTTTTAGTTCATCTCGAAGAACGCACGTTttgaaaaaacaccctttacaaatgtaaatataacgtttaattttgtatccgccaaaattataaatatatattatattaaattacatAAATTGGGTTTTGGAAATGTTTAACATTGAAAATCAATACACAACGTTTGCTGAACGTTGGATGTGTCCTTTTCTTTTCCCCGCAAAACTTCTCCGGTTAGATACTTAACCCTCAATAATActctaaattgaaaaacaaccacaatctttttatttttacaaaatgcaaCAAAAGGTTAATTGCTTTATTTCagaaagaaatttaataattatgaaggaaactttttttttgtatcaaggaacacttttaaattcatatgAACATCATGGCAACAATCAGATAATCTAACACATTTACAGAGGTTGGCTTAAAAGACTTTTTGTAATTGTTTGGACTTGAGGAATTTTTgtaatatctctcaaattctTATAACATTCCGATACTTTGGTGTAGAAGTCGCAGAGGCCAGTTTCTTCATTGAATGCTAAGTACTTGCCACAAGAATACAATCTTGGACGATCCTTGACACAAACGAAATAATGACTACAACTTTCTGGTTTGCGATAGTAGCGCAAGACTTCCTCAAATTCAGCTGCAGTTTCTTCCTCAGTTCTGACCACAGCCGGGCATGTGAAGCCTAAAAATGCTTCAGCATCACAGTCACCAACCTGATCGGGCCAATCACATTGGTAAGTGTCCGAGTTGAATGCCAGACCTTCGGGACATTTAGTCAAAGAAGCTACTCCATGGgcacaatttttgtattgcccaCACTGTGAAGCATCACCGATGCGATAGAATCCGAATTGACGTGGACATTCATCACTGGGCTGAGCTGGTTGAAGTCGGGTCCTTGGTTCAATGCACGATGAGAATGGGGCATAAGTGCAGTCACCTTCATGTTCGGAGCGCTGGTTGAAGAGCAAACCATCAGGGCAGAGTTTTTCTTCGGCAACACCATCGATGCATTCGATGTAGGCATCGCACTGATCTGGGGAAGCGTATTTACCATTCTTTTCCTTGCAATCTAAGGCGGCGCTAGctgaaatgaatttaattttagttattaaaaaagattacATTTGGTTATGGTAGCAattattttagtaataaaaGGCTGAAGTTTCTTAAGAACGGTGGCTGATGGAATTTGTTGCATAGCTCAAATTGATTCCATGACAAGAGACATGTATCCAAACTTCATTTCAACAGAAGTGTCCTCATTTGGTGAATACTAAAGTCCAAAGATAGACTTCAATTAGAATGAAGTTTGTAATTATTCGTGTTAATGAAAACATATTAAACAAATTCGATTTGAAGCtaattaaatgtttctttttattgaacTATGGCTTCCAAAGACTAGATATTACTGacacacaaattaaaattacaataaacaacacataattaattttacaaaaaacttcttaaagTTATGAATCCATAAGATTTATCCATAATTTGGACGA
It encodes:
- the LOC129940713 gene encoding protein obstructor-E isoform X2 — protein: MTRIVLSFGLCLALCGALASAALDCKEKNGKYASPDQCDAYIECIDGVAEEKLCPDGLLFNQRSEHEGDCTYAPFSSCIEPRTRLQPAQPSDECPRQFGFYRIGDASQCGQYKNCAHGVASLTKCPEGLAFNSDTYQCDWPDQVGDCDAEAFLGFTCPAVVRTEEETAAEFEEVLRYYRKPESCSHYFVCVKDRPRLYSCGKYLAFNEETGLCDFYTKVSECYKNLRDITKIPQVQTITKSLLSQPL